The Arachis hypogaea cultivar Tifrunner chromosome 19, arahy.Tifrunner.gnm2.J5K5, whole genome shotgun sequence genome has a window encoding:
- the LOC140182201 gene encoding uncharacterized protein produces the protein MDCANIIAWNVRGAGNKLARVHLKQLVKNFHPYVFIILETRCAFQKMAVFWNRLGYTPIHIEETQGHSRGIWVLSAWSGVSCNVVAASSQVVCVEFSNGGFSWVCAAIYASPVPSKREEAWNVLTDFSRNYLGPLLAIGDFNEILLSSEVKGGNFVSRRAERFGALLDECGLIDFGANGSLYTWFRHMQGNRFISKRLDRAVATDAWCFRFPESYVENLVRMHSDHCPIMIRCQGNDRRVGVKPFRFQVAWSYHPSFLSVVRGAWDKGRPNPIRCLSQVRDDALAFNRDVFENIFKRKRELERRVTSIQQRMERVDALSLIQEERELQAEYSNLLMQEELFWYQKSREHWVRFGDRNTKFFHMQTIMRRKRNKVQGLFLEDGRWSTDPQELEECAIGFYRDLFCNVKQVELDVMGDQELPSLSREAIESLTRNVSKEEVRKVVMGMNSFKAPGADGFQAFFFKEYWEVVGTEVCELVKKVFAGFDLDSALFDTLVVLIPKVDNPSRMKEFRPISLCNVIYKIITKVVVERLRPFLQDIIGPLQGGFIPGRGAPDNIIVAQEVLHFMKKTKSKKGVLAFKIDLEKAYDRSSSLSLMWNGNRLDGFQPKRGLRQGDPMSPYLFVICMERLSCLIARQVEVGRWKPVTVSRGGPVISHLLFADDLILFCKAKKSQVLHVLDTMATFCRASGMKVNFDKSRAICSMNVSRQRKDLFTGISSIRFANSLGKYLGVPLKHGRVTKADFNDVVDKLTNRLAS, from the exons ATGGATTGTGCAAACATTATAGCTTGGAATGTGAGAGGAGCTGGAAATAAGTTGGCTCGGGTGCATCTGAAACAATTGGTAAAGAATTTTCATCCGTACGTTTTTATCATTTTAGAGACTCGTTGTGCTTTCCAAAAGATGGCTGTCTTTTGGAACAGATTAGGTTATACTCCTATTCATATTGAAGAAACTCAGGGGCATAGTAGAGGTATTTGGGTTCTCTCTGCATGGTCCGGAGTATCTTGCAATGTCGTGGCAGCGAGTTCGCAAGTGGTGTGTGTTGAGTTTTCGAATGGCGGTTTTTCTTGGGTCTGTGCAGCAATTTATGCAAGTCCCGTTCCTAGCAAAAGGGAAGAAGCTTGGAACGTTTTGACAGATTTTTCTAGAAATTATTTAGGTCCTTTATTAGCTATTGGGGATTTTAATGAGATCCTTCTTTCATCTGAGGTTAAAGGTGGGAACTTTGTCTCTCGAAGGGCAGAGCGGTTTGGAGCTCTCCTAGATGAGTGTGGTTTGATTGATTTTGGAGCCAATGGATCTTTGTACACTTGGTTCAGACATATGCAGGGTAATCGGTTCATCTCGAAGAGGCTGGATAGGGCTGTGGCTACTGATGCTTGGTGTTTTCGTTTTCCAGAAAGCTATGTGGAGAATTTGGTGAGGATGCATTCTGACCACTGTCCCATTATGATACGATGTCAAGGTAATGATAGAAGAGTCGGGGTAAAACCTTTCCGTTTTCAAGTAGCTTGGTCTTATCACCCAAGTTTTTTGTCGGTGGTCAGGGGTGCTTGGGACAAGGGTAGACCCAATCCTATTCGTTGCCTTTCTCAGGTCAGAGATGATGCTTTGGCCTTTAACCGAGATgtctttgaaaatatttttaaaagaaagagggAATTGGAGAGGCGTGTGACCAGTATCCAACAGCGAATGGAGAGAGTTGATGCTTTATCCCTCATACAGGAAGAAAGGGAGTTACAGGCTGAATATAGTAATCTGCTTATGCAAGAGGAGTTGTTTTGGTATCAAAAATCCCGAGAGCACTGGGTCAGATTTGGAGATAGAAATACTAAGTTCTTCCATATGCAAACCATTATGCGGAGGAAGCGTAACAAGGTTCAGGGGTTGTTTTTGGAGGATGGAAGATGGAGTACTGATCCGCAAGAACTCGAAGAATGTGCAATTGGATTTTATAGAGATCTTTTTTGTAATGTGAAACAGGTAGAACTTGATGTGATGGGGGATCAGGAATTACCTTCTTTATCTCGTGAGGCTATTGAAAGTCTCACAAGAAATGTTTCTAAAGAAGAAGTTAGGAAGGTGGTTATGGGCATGAACTCTTTTAAGGCCCCAGGTGCCGATGGTTTTCAGGCTTTTTTCTTCAAGGAATATTGGGAAGTGGTTGGTACAGAGGTATGTGAACTTGTTAAGAAGGTTTTCGCTGGGTTTGATCTGGATAGTGCTCTGTTTGACACTTTGGTGGTACTGATTCCTAAAGTTGATAACCCGTCTCGCATGAAAGAGTTTCGTCCTATCAGCCTCTGTAATGTCATCTACAAGattataactaaggtggttgtggAGAGGTTACGACCTTTTCTACAAGATATCATTGGTCCTCTGCAAGGAGGGTTTATTCCTGGAAGGGGTGCCCCAGACAATATCATTGTAGCCCAGGAAGTTCTCCATTTTATGAAGAAAACCAAATCAAAGAAAGGTGTTCTTGCTTTTAAAATTGACCTAGAAAAGGCTTATGACAGG tcttcctccctttctctaatGTGGAATGGTAACCGGTTGGATGGTTTTCAGCCAAAGAGGGGTTTGAGGCAAGGAGACCCGatgtctccttatttatttgttatttgtatgGAGAGGTTGAGTTGCCTCATTGCTAGGCAAGTGGAGGTTGGTAGATGGAAACCAGTGACTGTGTCTAGGGGAGGTCCTGTAATCTCCCATCTCCTTTTTGCAGACGACCTTATCCTTTTTTGCAAAGCGAAGAAATCTCAAGTGCTTCATGTTTTGGACACTATGGCCACCTTTTGCAGAGCATCTGGTATGAAGGTGAATTTTGACAAATCTCGTGCTATCTGTTCTATGAATGTTTCTAGACAACGCAAGGATCTCTTCACTGGTATTTCTTCTATCCGATTTGCTAATTCTCTGGGAAAATACCTTGGTGTCCCCCTTAAGCATGGCAGAGTTACTAAAGCTGATTTTAATGATGTGGTTGATAAGCTTACTAATAGGCTAGCATCTTAG
- the LOC112777182 gene encoding uncharacterized protein isoform X2 — translation MSSTATLIGSISTTPHFSSSNTTTRTRFRTRTRTFSSTPQSLNHSFFRLTNAPSKRASSTPFHGFKRFSPVMEWQDCTVKTEVDVPVSVAYACYSDREAIPNWMPFISSVKILPDKPDLSRWSLNYKAFGRDIEFSWLARNMQPIPNQKIHWRSLEGLPNRGAVRFYPKGTSSCVIELTVSYEVPQLLAPVASALQPFLANLLERGLEQFARFAKTYT, via the exons ATGTCTTCAACTGCGACTCTCATAGGTTCCATTTCAACCACACCACACTTTTCATCTTCAAATACAACAACCAGAACAAGATTCAGAACCAGAACCAGAACCTTCTCCTCTACACCTCAATCGTTGAACCACTCATTCTTCAGGCTCACCAACGCTCCTTCCAAGCGAGCTTCCTCTACTCCCTTCCATGGATTCAAGCGATTTTCCCCTGTCATGGAGTGGCAGGACTGCAC GGTTAAGACGGAGGTCGATGTGCCGGTCTCGGTCGCCTATGCTTGTTATTCGGATCGCGAAGCCATTCCTAATTGGATGCCCTTTATTTCCTCTGTTAAG ATATTGCCTGACAAACCTGACCTGTCAAGATGGTCGTTGAATTATAAGGCATTTGGTCGTGACATTGAATTCTCTTGGCTTGCTCGTAATATGCAG CCCATTCCAAATCAGAAAATCCATTGGCGATCGCTGGAAGGTCTTCCAAACAG AGGTGCTGTTCGATTCTATCCAAAGGGCACATCATCATGTGTAATTGAA CTTACGGTCTCGTATGAAGTCCCCCAACTTTTAGCTCCGGTGGCTTCG GCACTACAACCTTTTCTTGCAAATTTGCTTGAACGTGGTCTGGAACAATTTGCTAGATTTGCAAAAACCTACAcctga
- the LOC112777182 gene encoding uncharacterized protein isoform X3 — MSSTATLIGSISTTPHFSSSNTTTRTRFRTRTRTFSSTPQSLNHSFFRLTNAPSKRASSTPFHGFKRFSPVMEWQDCTVKTEVDVPVSVAYACYSDREAIPNWMPFISSVKILPDKPDLSRWSLNYKAFGRDIEFSWLARNMQPIPNQKIHWRSLEGLPNRGAVRFYPKGTSSCVIEALQPFLANLLERGLEQFARFAKTYT, encoded by the exons ATGTCTTCAACTGCGACTCTCATAGGTTCCATTTCAACCACACCACACTTTTCATCTTCAAATACAACAACCAGAACAAGATTCAGAACCAGAACCAGAACCTTCTCCTCTACACCTCAATCGTTGAACCACTCATTCTTCAGGCTCACCAACGCTCCTTCCAAGCGAGCTTCCTCTACTCCCTTCCATGGATTCAAGCGATTTTCCCCTGTCATGGAGTGGCAGGACTGCAC GGTTAAGACGGAGGTCGATGTGCCGGTCTCGGTCGCCTATGCTTGTTATTCGGATCGCGAAGCCATTCCTAATTGGATGCCCTTTATTTCCTCTGTTAAG ATATTGCCTGACAAACCTGACCTGTCAAGATGGTCGTTGAATTATAAGGCATTTGGTCGTGACATTGAATTCTCTTGGCTTGCTCGTAATATGCAG CCCATTCCAAATCAGAAAATCCATTGGCGATCGCTGGAAGGTCTTCCAAACAG AGGTGCTGTTCGATTCTATCCAAAGGGCACATCATCATGTGTAATTGAA GCACTACAACCTTTTCTTGCAAATTTGCTTGAACGTGGTCTGGAACAATTTGCTAGATTTGCAAAAACCTACAcctga
- the LOC112777182 gene encoding uncharacterized protein isoform X1, with product MSSTATLIGSISTTPHFSSSNTTTRTRFRTRTRTFSSTPQSLNHSFFRLTNAPSKRASSTPFHGFKRFSPVMEWQDCTVKTEVDVPVSVAYACYSDREAIPNWMPFISSVKILPDKPDLSRWSLNYKAFGRDIEFSWLARNMQPIPNQKIHWRSLEGLPNRGAVRFYPKGTSSCVIEVIDSSTKMSIKDHVVAKLPIKEQKSEIIYERRIIVPYQKLPTFWKIYQTNRVF from the exons ATGTCTTCAACTGCGACTCTCATAGGTTCCATTTCAACCACACCACACTTTTCATCTTCAAATACAACAACCAGAACAAGATTCAGAACCAGAACCAGAACCTTCTCCTCTACACCTCAATCGTTGAACCACTCATTCTTCAGGCTCACCAACGCTCCTTCCAAGCGAGCTTCCTCTACTCCCTTCCATGGATTCAAGCGATTTTCCCCTGTCATGGAGTGGCAGGACTGCAC GGTTAAGACGGAGGTCGATGTGCCGGTCTCGGTCGCCTATGCTTGTTATTCGGATCGCGAAGCCATTCCTAATTGGATGCCCTTTATTTCCTCTGTTAAG ATATTGCCTGACAAACCTGACCTGTCAAGATGGTCGTTGAATTATAAGGCATTTGGTCGTGACATTGAATTCTCTTGGCTTGCTCGTAATATGCAG CCCATTCCAAATCAGAAAATCCATTGGCGATCGCTGGAAGGTCTTCCAAACAG AGGTGCTGTTCGATTCTATCCAAAGGGCACATCATCATGTGTAATTGAA GTTATAGATTCAAGTACTAAAATGTCCATAAAAGATCACGTCGTTGCAAAATTACCCATAAAAGAGCAAAAATCCGAAATTATCTATGAAAGAAGGATCATAGTGCCCTATCAAAAGTTACCTACATTTTGGAAGATTTATCAAACAAATCGAGTTTTTTAG